In the Brassica napus cultivar Da-Ae chromosome A7, Da-Ae, whole genome shotgun sequence genome, one interval contains:
- the LOC106357571 gene encoding WD repeat-containing protein 70, protein MEDDELEAMRAHFPLSFGKTSIVSPPSESIHSATRRADAGASSDSKPSSGFPSLSSSSNSWIQSVRRPKRNPNSTGGAKSSLSPSEDDVSVEDDGVMVGPPPPPPTRDGNDSDDMIGPPPPPDVDSDEDDVDDDDDEENRYKIPLSNEIQLKGHTKIVSCLAVDNAGARVLSGSFDYTVRMYDFQGMNSRLQSFRQIEPSEGHQVRSLSWSPTSGQFLCVTGSAQAKIYDRDGLTLGEFMKGDMYIRDLKNTKGHICGLTYGEWHPKNKETILTSSEDGSLRIWDVNNFLSQTQVIKPKLARPGRIPVTTCAWDREGKRIAGGIGDGSIQIWSLKPGWGSRPDIYVGKAHTDDITSVKFSSDGRILLSRSFDGSLKVWDLRQMKEALKAFDGLPNFYPQTNVAFSPDEQIILTGTSVEKDSTTGGLLCFYDRTKLEIVQKVGISPTSSVVQCAWHPRLNQIFATSGDKSQGGTHILYDPTRSERGACVCVARAPRKKSVDDYQPEPVIHNPHALPLFRDAPSRKRQREKTLKDPLKAHKPELPMTGPGHGGRVGTTGSGLLTQYLLKQGGMIKETWMDEDPREAILKYAEVAVNDPKFIAPAYSQTQPETIFAKSDDEEEGDAKK, encoded by the exons ATGGAGGATGATGAATTGGAAGCTATGCGTGCTCACTTCCCTCTTTCTTTCGGCAAGACTTCCATTGTTTCGCCGCCCTCCGAATCCATCCACAGCGCTACTCGCCGCGCTGACGCCGGAGCTTCGTCGGACTCCAAACCTAGTTCCGGCTTTCCGTCTCTGTCTTCCTCTTCTAATTCCTGGATCCAATCTGTTCGCCGTCCCAAACGCAACCCTAATAGCACCGGCGGTGCTAAATCTAGTCTCTCTCCTTCCGAGGATGATGTATCCGTAGAGGATGACGGAGTTATGGTGGGACCACCACCGCCGCCCCCTACAAGGGACGGTAATGATTCTGATGATATGATCGGTCCCCCGCCACCGCCAGATGTAGATTCAGATGAAGATGATGTTGACGACGACGACGATGAGGAGAATCGGTACAAGATCCCTTTGAGCAACGAGATTCAGCTCAAGGGACATACTAAG ATTGTTTCGTGTCTGGCTGTTGATAACGCCGGAGCTAGGGTTCTCTCTGGCAGCTTTGACTACACTGTTCGTATGTATGATTTCCAAGGGATGAACTCCAGACTACAGTCTTTCAGGCAGATTGAACCATCCGAAGGTCACCAAGTTCGCAGCTTGAGCTGGAGTCCCACTTCTGGTCAGTTTCTATGCGTCACTGGCTCTGCCCAAGCTAag ATTTATGATCGTGATGGTCTTACCCTTGGTGAGTTCATGAAAGGGGATATGTACATCCGTGATCTTAAGAACACTAAGGGCCACATTTGCGGCTTGACTTACGGAGAATGGCATCCCAAGAATAAGGAAACCATTCTGACTTCTTCTGAAGACGGGTCTTTGCGTATTTGGGATGTTAATAACTTCCTAAGCCAAACACAG GTTATTAAGCCCAAGCTTGCTAGACCGGGGAGGATTCCAGTTACGACTTGTGCTTGGGATCGTGAAGGAAAGCGTATCGCTGGTGGCATTGGAGATGGATCTATTCAG ATTTGGAGTCTCAAGCCGGGATGGGGAAGCAGACCAGATATATATGTTGGGAAAGCCCACACTGATGATATTACCTCTGTTAAGTTCTCTAGCGATGGGAGAATTCTCTTGTCAAGAAGTTTTGATGGTTCTCTAAAG GTGTGGGACTTACGGCAGATGAAAGAAGCCCTAAAGGCTTTTGACGGTCTCCCTAATTTTTATCCTCAAACCAACGTTGCCTTTAGTCCAGATGAACAAATCATCCTGACTGGAACATCCGTTGAGAAGGACAGTACAACAGGAGGCTTGCTCTGCTTTTACGACCGGACCAAACTCGAGATTGTTCAAAAAGTCGGAATATCTCCAACTTCCAGCGTGGTGCAATGCGCTTGGCACCCGAGGTTGAATCAg ATATTTGCAACATCTGGAGACAAAAGCCAAGGAGGAACTCACATTCTTTACGACCCAACTCGGAGCGAGAGAGGTGCATGTGTGTGCGTTGCACGTGCACCAAGGAAGAAATCTGTAGACGATTACCAACCAGAACCAGTAATACACAACCCTCATGCATTACCGTTGTTCAGAGACGCACCAAGCCGTAAACGACAAAGGGAGAAGACTTTGAAGGATCCTCTTAAAGCCCATAAGCCTGAGCTTCCCATGACTGGTCCTGGTCATGGTGGAAGGGTTGGGACCACTGGTAGCGGCTTATTAACGCAGTATCTTCTCAAG CAAGGTGGGATGATAAAAGAAACATGGATGGACGAAGATCCAAGAGAAGCAATATTGAAATACGCAGAGGTTGCTGTGAATGATCCCAAGTTTATTGCACCTGCTTACTCTCAGACCCAACCTGAGACCATCTTTGCTAAAtcggatgatgaagaagaaggtgatGCCAAAAAATAA
- the LOC106357572 gene encoding CREB-regulated transcription coactivator 1, producing MGSGNHEVVDVSSDEEEEVDTRVDEDFDWLNDLSSDSTDVVEVLSEMKGSVDSLYRKPKALEDDDDDCVILDGDPDKTTKTDTDDKLAKDDDDDDDEVLVVGQKGEIACRDFPHPRHSCAKYFFNSTSHEKYCDMCHCYVCDIPAPCAYWCIAVSSIDHCHANDKEKIWRNQREFFRTGTMPTEPSPKPLPASPTVTRQIPPSPIPNIIRLSQNPLPGSMIGIRPCSSSSRVAANLSNVSARQRSPHNHGLQSLIGGRSNIIRKDRSSYSGANLRSRMASSGTRYSGNSVRVGLHTNGKVSQSTHHIPSVVAPPTITAEMYAQQQQQRSRQLNVPDYRAAVTGSQSNLYTQHSVQSKSVGQFQANAGLFAPPEPPLTTGGLQAQTVQQQPPGSNDNNVLQTKLSEVESWLMDSSNQVGLVSPLPEPVGEDNVSPLTFDFENFLND from the exons ATGGGTTCGGGAAATCACGAAGTTGTGGATGTTAGTTCagacgaggaggaggaggtggataCGCGTGTCGACGAAGACTTCGATTGGCTTAACGATCTGTCTTCGGACAGCACCGATGTAGTCGAGGTGCTCTCTGAGATGAAAGGCAGCGTTGATTCTCTGTATCGCAAGCCTAAAGCTTTGGAGGACGATGACGACGATTGTGTGATTCTGGATGGTGATCCCGACAAGACAACCAAGACTGATACTGATGATAAATTAGccaaggatgatgatgatgacgacgatGAGGTGCTTGTAGTGGGTCAAAAGGGTGAG ATAGCCTGTAGAGACTTCCCTCATCCCAGACATTCCTGTGCTAAGTACTTTTTCAACTCAACATCACATGAGAAATACTGCGACATG TGTCACTGTTATGTCTGTGACATCCCTGCTCCATGTGCATACTGGTGTATCGCTGTCTCCAGCATAGACCATTGTCATGCTAATGACAAAGAAAAGATCTGGAGGAATCAACGAGAGTTCTTCAGGACAGGAACTATGCCCACCGAACCGTCTCCAAAACCCCTACCAGCTTCACCAACTGTGACCCGCCAGATTCCACCGTCTCCTATTCCAAATATCATCAGGCTGTCCCAAAACCCTTTGCCAGGGAGCATGATCGGGATCCGGCCTTGCTCATCATCCAGCCGTGTTGCTGCGAACCTCTCAAACGTCAGCGCCAGGCAGAGAAGTCCACACAATCATGGGTTGCAGTCATTGATCGGTGGTCGCAGCAACATCATCCGAAAGGATAGAAGTTCTTATAGTGGTGCTAACTTGAGGTCCCGGATGGCCTCGTCAGGAACTCGGTATAGTGGTAACAGCGTCAGGGTGGGTCTACATACCAATGGTAAAGTCTCACAATCCACCCACCATATCCCTTCCGTAGTGGCACCACCAACCATAACCGCAGAAATGTAcgctcaacaacaacaacaacgcaGTCGTCAACTCAATGTCCCTGATTATCGTGCAGCGGTGACCGGGTCTCAGAGCAATCTTTACACTCAACATTCAGTCCAGAGCAAAAGTGTCGGTCAGTTTCAGGCAAATGCAGGTCTGTTCGCGCCACCTGAACCTCCTCTTACCACTGGTGGTTTGCAAGCACAGACAGTTCAACAGCAACCACCGGGAAGCAATGATAACAACGTCTTGCAGACCAAACTGTCGGAAGTTGAGAGCTGGCTTATGGACAGCTCTAACCAAGTCGGCCTGGTTAGCCCGTTGCCTGAACCGGTAGGTGAAGACAATGTCAGTCCGTTGACATTCGATTTTGAGAACTTCTTGAATGACTGA